In Chitinivibrionales bacterium, a genomic segment contains:
- the clpB gene encoding ATP-dependent chaperone ClpB: MNIEKFTKKSQEALQAAQVEAVQRGHQELQPLHLMMALLKQPEGIIPALLGKLNINVAVLENEIENKLKAIPAVSGTGASQTYASRTFTAVVAEAQALANKMKDDYVSAEHLFLASLDKDSSCKEAADNTGIKERDILNGLKEVRGKQRVTSQDPEGTFQALEKYARDLTGMAEQNKLDPVIGRDDEIRRIIQILSRRTKNNPVLIGDPGVGKTAIVEGLAIRIINGDVPEGLKNRRLVALDMGALIAGAKFRGEFEERLKAVLKEVTESDGNIILFIDELHTVVGAGAAEGAMDAGNLLKPMLARGELHCIGATTLDEYRKHIEKDKALERRFQTVLIDQPTVEDTISILRGLRERYEVHHGVKIRDGAIIAAATLSDRYISDRFLPDKAIDLVDEAAARLRTEMDSRPTELDEAMRRQMRIEIEITGLKKEKDKKSRERLERLKQELAEVKESVAEMKTRWETEKKRITDLQAMREQLDRYKSELETAERGYDLNRAAQLRHGEIPTLERSIAEAEAKLREQESRLMKEEVDEADIASIISRWTHIPVNKLVQSERDKLLTLSDHLHKRVVGQDEAVDVVADAVLRARAGLKDPQRPIGSFIFLGPTGVGKTELARSLAFNLFDDDRAMVRIDMSEYMEKYAVSRLVGAPPGYVGYEEGGQLTEAVRRKPYSVVLFDEIEKAHPDVFNILLQILDDGRITDAQGHVVNFKNTIIIMTSNIGSTSITEQAGEHYEDVRKTVLDQMRKHFRPEFLNRVDEIVVFHSLTREHIELIVGIQLERFAKLLASKNITFEADDSARKYLAKTGFDPVYGARPLKRTIQRELETAISRMIVAGELGEGSKVKVRAEGDTLNFSAE; this comes from the coding sequence ATGAACATCGAAAAATTTACAAAAAAATCTCAGGAAGCCTTGCAGGCTGCTCAGGTTGAGGCTGTTCAGCGGGGCCATCAGGAGTTACAACCACTTCATCTGATGATGGCGCTTCTGAAGCAACCTGAGGGGATTATCCCTGCACTTTTAGGGAAATTGAATATCAATGTAGCTGTTTTAGAGAATGAAATCGAAAACAAACTGAAAGCTATACCCGCCGTATCCGGGACGGGAGCGTCACAAACCTATGCATCACGCACATTTACAGCGGTTGTTGCTGAAGCGCAGGCACTGGCGAATAAAATGAAAGATGACTATGTGAGCGCCGAGCACCTCTTCCTGGCATCCCTGGATAAAGATTCGTCGTGTAAAGAGGCTGCAGATAATACGGGTATCAAAGAACGGGATATTTTAAACGGTCTCAAAGAAGTCAGGGGCAAGCAGCGCGTGACCTCACAGGATCCGGAAGGTACCTTTCAGGCCCTTGAGAAGTATGCCCGGGACCTTACCGGTATGGCAGAGCAGAACAAGCTGGATCCGGTAATCGGCAGGGATGATGAGATCCGCCGGATAATTCAGATCCTGTCCCGTCGTACCAAAAACAATCCGGTGCTTATTGGTGATCCGGGGGTAGGAAAGACCGCTATTGTTGAAGGTCTTGCTATCCGCATAATCAATGGCGATGTTCCCGAGGGTTTGAAAAACCGCCGGCTGGTAGCTCTTGACATGGGGGCGCTCATAGCCGGGGCCAAATTCAGGGGTGAATTTGAGGAGCGATTGAAAGCGGTGCTCAAAGAGGTCACCGAAAGCGACGGGAATATCATTCTTTTTATCGATGAACTCCATACGGTCGTGGGAGCCGGTGCGGCCGAGGGAGCTATGGATGCCGGTAATCTTCTCAAGCCCATGCTTGCGCGGGGAGAACTCCATTGTATTGGTGCAACGACGCTTGATGAATACCGGAAACATATAGAGAAAGACAAGGCCCTCGAACGGCGATTTCAGACAGTCCTCATCGATCAGCCAACCGTCGAAGATACTATTTCGATCCTCCGCGGTCTTCGGGAGCGATATGAAGTCCATCATGGGGTGAAGATTCGTGACGGCGCCATTATTGCAGCGGCAACTCTCTCCGACCGGTATATTTCCGACCGGTTCCTTCCGGACAAAGCGATCGATCTGGTCGATGAAGCTGCTGCGCGGTTGCGTACCGAGATGGACAGCCGTCCCACTGAACTCGATGAAGCAATGCGTCGGCAGATGCGGATAGAGATCGAAATAACCGGACTTAAAAAGGAAAAGGACAAAAAATCACGGGAGCGGCTCGAGCGATTGAAACAGGAACTTGCTGAAGTCAAGGAGTCGGTGGCGGAAATGAAAACCCGCTGGGAAACCGAAAAGAAACGAATTACCGATCTTCAGGCAATGCGGGAACAACTGGACCGGTATAAAAGTGAACTGGAAACCGCGGAGCGGGGATACGATCTTAACCGGGCCGCCCAGCTCCGTCATGGGGAAATCCCTACCCTGGAGCGAAGTATTGCCGAAGCCGAAGCTAAATTGCGGGAGCAGGAGTCGCGGTTGATGAAAGAGGAGGTTGATGAAGCAGATATTGCATCGATTATCAGCCGGTGGACCCATATTCCGGTCAACAAACTGGTGCAAAGCGAACGGGACAAGCTGCTGACCCTTTCGGACCATCTGCACAAACGGGTAGTTGGTCAGGATGAGGCTGTTGATGTGGTTGCCGATGCAGTGCTTCGGGCCAGAGCAGGACTCAAAGACCCACAACGTCCGATAGGGAGTTTCATTTTCCTCGGACCGACCGGCGTTGGTAAAACCGAACTTGCCCGGTCGCTGGCTTTCAACCTCTTTGATGATGATCGGGCTATGGTTCGTATTGACATGTCGGAGTATATGGAAAAGTACGCCGTCTCGCGGCTGGTAGGGGCGCCTCCCGGCTATGTTGGGTATGAAGAAGGCGGGCAACTCACCGAAGCGGTCAGGAGAAAACCCTATTCGGTCGTGCTCTTCGATGAGATCGAAAAAGCCCATCCCGATGTTTTCAATATACTTTTGCAGATACTCGATGACGGTCGTATTACCGATGCACAGGGCCATGTAGTCAACTTTAAAAATACGATTATCATCATGACTTCAAATATCGGAAGCACTTCAATTACCGAACAGGCGGGTGAGCATTACGAAGATGTTCGTAAGACCGTGCTCGATCAGATGCGGAAACATTTCAGGCCCGAGTTTCTCAACCGGGTCGATGAAATCGTGGTGTTCCACTCCCTTACCAGGGAACATATCGAATTGATCGTGGGTATACAGCTCGAGCGCTTTGCCAAACTACTGGCGTCAAAGAATATCACCTTTGAAGCTGATGATTCTGCCCGGAAGTATCTTGCAAAAACCGGATTCGATCCGGTCTACGGCGCGCGGCCGCTGAAACGGACAATTCAGCGGGAACTCGAGACTGCAATTTCGAGAATGATTGTGGCCGGAGAACTGGGTGAAGGCAGCAAAGTGAAAGTACGCGCCGAAGGAGACACGTTGAACTTTTCGGCAGAGTAA